Proteins encoded in a region of the Bombiscardovia apis genome:
- the purB gene encoding adenylosuccinate lyase: MELSTIEPAIALSPLDGRYRPQTAPLVDFLSEAGLNRERVAIEVEWMILLTNGYESNGFRPVLPGLEPLREPQIDYLRSLVSDFDNTSIAQLAEFEAHTHHDVKAVEYFIDRRMEEADEQLSRDPSLTHLEALVHFGCTSEDINNIAYARAVKAAIERVWIPRLQELVNELTTMSQEFRSIPMLAMTHGQPATPTTLGKELAVYVYRLNRQLKHLEQQEYLGKWNGATGTFGASLAANDQVNWIELSRLFVSERMGLDWNPLTTQIESHDWQAELYSTIAHTNRILHNLAVDMWMYISRGVFAQVPVTGATGSSTMPHKVNPIRFENAEANLEMSCAILESLASTLVESRWQRDLTDSSTQRNIGSGIGHSLLAIDNLLTGLRGIHPNTLAMSQELEGNWEVLGEPIQTAMRAAALENRPGMEHPYEQVKELMRGKAISKEQVEEFIRSLALDPEVKERLAQLTPATYTGLADKLVDFEA, from the coding sequence ATGGAGTTGAGCACTATAGAACCAGCAATCGCTTTGAGCCCCTTAGACGGGCGTTACCGACCGCAGACCGCGCCACTAGTGGACTTTCTCAGTGAAGCCGGTCTCAACCGTGAGCGCGTCGCTATAGAGGTTGAGTGGATGATCCTCTTGACCAACGGCTATGAGAGCAATGGATTCCGGCCGGTTTTGCCCGGATTGGAACCTCTGCGTGAGCCCCAGATAGACTACTTACGCTCTCTGGTGTCTGATTTTGACAATACGTCAATCGCACAACTCGCTGAGTTCGAAGCTCATACACACCATGATGTTAAGGCCGTGGAATATTTCATTGACCGACGTATGGAAGAGGCAGATGAACAGCTGTCTCGAGACCCATCGTTGACTCATCTCGAAGCCCTCGTTCACTTTGGCTGCACCAGCGAAGACATTAACAATATCGCTTACGCTCGGGCAGTCAAGGCAGCGATAGAACGCGTGTGGATTCCCCGCTTGCAGGAGCTAGTAAACGAGCTCACTACAATGTCTCAGGAGTTCCGCTCCATTCCCATGCTCGCCATGACCCACGGTCAGCCAGCTACGCCCACCACACTCGGCAAAGAATTAGCCGTCTACGTGTACCGCCTGAACCGCCAGCTCAAGCACTTGGAGCAGCAGGAATACCTCGGTAAGTGGAACGGCGCAACCGGTACTTTTGGAGCCAGTCTTGCCGCTAACGATCAGGTGAATTGGATTGAGCTTTCTCGCTTGTTTGTGAGCGAGCGCATGGGATTGGACTGGAACCCCTTAACCACACAGATTGAATCTCACGATTGGCAGGCCGAGCTCTACTCCACTATCGCTCACACCAACCGGATTCTTCATAATCTAGCCGTTGACATGTGGATGTATATTTCTCGCGGTGTCTTTGCCCAAGTACCGGTGACGGGTGCCACTGGCTCTTCGACGATGCCCCACAAGGTCAACCCGATCCGTTTTGAAAATGCGGAAGCTAACTTGGAAATGTCGTGCGCCATTTTGGAAAGCCTAGCCTCAACTCTCGTGGAAAGCCGCTGGCAGCGAGACTTGACCGACTCTTCTACCCAGCGCAACATCGGTTCTGGCATAGGCCACAGCCTGCTCGCTATCGACAATCTCCTGACCGGTTTGAGGGGCATCCATCCCAACACGCTAGCCATGTCCCAAGAGTTGGAAGGTAACTGGGAAGTCTTAGGAGAGCCCATCCAAACCGCCATGCGCGCCGCTGCTTTGGAAAACCGCCCCGGAATGGAACACCCCTACGAGCAAGTGAAAGAGCTGATGCGCGGTAAAGCCATCAGCAAGGAGCAGGTTGAGGAGTTCATTCGTTCGCTTGCGCTCGATCCCGAAGTTAAGGAACGACTTGCCCAGCTCACTCCCGCCACATACACGGGCTTGGCCGACAAGTTGGTAGATTTCGAGGCCTAA